The genomic window CGAGAAGGCGCGGGACGTGGTGGCGACCGGCCATGTTCCCCACGGCGTCAGCAACGAGAAAAAGGTCACCGGCTAGCCGGCTGGCCCCGCAGCCGGCTTCGCGGAGCGATTCGCGTTCTCCTGCTACGCTGCTGGATAGGCCCCGCCGCGCAGGCAGTCGAGGAGGCCGCATGATCCGAACGATTCTCTACGCCACTGACCTCGGTCTTTACGCCCCCTATGTCCTTCAGCACGCGCTTTCGCTGGCCCGTGCGTATTCCGCCGAGGTGTACGTGGTGCATGCGGTGGAGCCGCTGGGGCTGTTCGCCGAGTCCGTGCTGCAGACCTACCTGGACGAAGGCACGCTGAACGAGATGCGCACCAATGGCCTGACCAATGTCATGGGCAGCATCGAGCAGCGGGTGATGGAAGGGTTCCGCGACGAGCTGGGGGAAGCGCGCCCGGACGCCGAGCTGATCCGCTCGGTGCGCGTGGTGCAGGGGGATGCGCCGATGGTAATTCTCGACGAGGCCAAGCGCCTGGGCGTCGACCTGATCGTCGCCGGCAGCCACAGCCATGGGGATGGGCTGAACACGCCTTTGGGGCGTACCGCCGCGCGCCTGGTGCAACTGGCCGAGGTGCCGGTGTACCTGGTGCCGATGCTGCAGCATCGTTGAACGCTTTGTGACGATACGTCGATGAAGCCCGGAATTTCCGTGGGGCTTTAGACGAATGGCATGCACGGCAAAAAAAAACGTCTAGTTTTATTCCTTAAACCATTAATATGGTTATAAAACGACAAGCCCCTGATCGCGGGTCGCGACATCATTTCGAGGAAAGTCCATGAAGCTTCAACAACTGCGCTATATCTGGGAAGTCGCGCACCACGATCTGAACGTTTCGGCCACCGCGCAAAGCCTCTATACCTCCCAGCCCGGCATCAGCAAGCAGATCCGCCTGCTGGAGGACGAACTGGGCGTCGAAGTCTTTGCCCGCAGTGGCAAGCACCTGACCCGCGTTACCCCGGCCGGCGAGCGCATCATCACCACCGCCGGCGAGATCCTGCGCAAGGTCGAGAGCATCAAGCAGATCGCCCAGGAATTCTCCAACGAGAAGAAGGGCACGCTGTCCATCGCCACCACCCACACCCAGGCGCGCTATGCGCTGCCCGGCGTCATCAGCGGTTTCATCAAGCAGTACCCGGACGTTTCCCTGCACATGCATCAGGGCACGCCGATGCAGATCGCCGAAATGGCCGCCGACGGCACCGTCGACTTCGCCATCGCCACCGAGGCGCTGGAGCTGTTCGGCGACCTGATCATGATGCCGTGCTACCGCTGGAACCGTTGCGTGATCGTGCCCCAGGGCCACCCGCTGACCAAGGTGCCGAAGCTGACCCTGGAACTGCTCGCCGAGCAGCCCATCGTCACCTACGTGTTCGGCTTCACCGGCCGTTCCAAGCTCGACGAGGCGTTCAACCAGCGTGGCCTGGTGCCCAAGGTGGTGTTCACCGCCGCCGACGCCGACGTGATCAAGACCTACGTACGCCTGGGCCTGGGCGTGGGCATCGTGGCCCACATGGCGGTCGATCCGAAGCTGGACAGCGACCTGGTGATGCTGGACGCCAGCCACCTGTTCGAATCCAGCGTGACCAAGATCGGCTTCCGCCGCGGCACCTTCCTGCGTGGCTTCATGTGCGACTTCATCGAGAAGTTCGCCCCGCACCTGACCCGCGACCTGCTGTCGAAGGCGGTGCAGTGCCACAACAAGACCGAGCTGGACGAACTGTTCGAAGGCATCGAGCTGCCGATCTATTGATCGCGCGGCGCCGCTCTCTCGGCGCTGGGCTCACAGGAAACGCCGCGATCCCCAAAGGGGACGCGGCGTTCTCGTTTGGCTTCCAGGGTGGGGCGCAAATGCACCCTGTAGGAGCGAGCTTGCTCGCGAACGGATTCACCGGCTACATCAGTGTTGGGCGGTTCGCGAGCAAGCTCGCTCCTACAACGGCGCCGCGCCTCAGCGGATACGCCAGTGCAGCAAGAGCAGGGCGGCGAACGCCAGCCCTGCGCCGACGAGAAAGGTCCAGCTGGCGCCGAAGCGTTGCCACAGCCAGCCGGCCAGCACGCTGGCCAGCAGCATGGCGAGGCCGCTGGCGAGATTGAACACGCCAAACGCGGTGCCCTTGAGGTCGGCCGGCGTGGTGTCGGCGATCAACGTCGCCAGCAGCCCCTGGGTAAAGCCCATGTGCAGGCCCCACAGCGCCACGCCCACCAGCATCAGTGCGGTGGAGTCGGCCCAGGCCAGCAGCAGGTCGGCCGCCACCAGCAGGAGCATGCCGATGGCCAGCAGCCCGGTGCGGTCGGTGCGGTCCGACCACCAGCCCACCGGATAAGCGGAGAGCATGAACAACAGGGCCATCACCACCATCACCAGCGGCGTCCACGCCATGGGCAAGCCGATGGCCTGGGCGCGCAGCACCAGGAACGCCTCGCTGAAGCGCGCCAGGGTGAACACCGCGCCGATGCCGACCACCCACCAGTAGCGCGCCGGGAAGCTGCGCAGCGCCTCGCGGTGGATCGGCGAACGGAAGCGGTGGCTGCCTTCGGCCTGTTCCGGCTCTTTGACGAAGAAGACGATGGCCAGCACCGCGATGGCGGCGGGGATGCAGGCGAACCAGAACACCAGGGGCAGGTCGTTGCCCAGCCAGAGCATCAGCGCGATGGCCAGCAACGGGCCGGCGAAGGCGCCAACGGTATCCATCGACTGGCGCAGGCCAAAGCAGGCGCCGCGGATCTCGGCTGGCGAGACGTCGGCGATCAGTGCGTCTCGTGGCGCACCGCGGATACCCTTGCCGATGCGATCGAGCAGGCGCGCGGCGAAGATGGTCTCGCCCGTGGTGGCCAGCGGGAACAGCGGTTTGGACAGTGCTGCCAGGCCGTAGCCGAACAGCACCAGGCCCTTGCGCCGGCCGAGGTAGTCGCTGATGGCGCCGGAAAACACCTTGACGATCAGCGCGGTGGCTTCGGCGATGCCCTCGATCAGCCCGACCGC from Pseudomonas sp. GCEP-101 includes these protein-coding regions:
- a CDS encoding universal stress protein; protein product: MIRTILYATDLGLYAPYVLQHALSLARAYSAEVYVVHAVEPLGLFAESVLQTYLDEGTLNEMRTNGLTNVMGSIEQRVMEGFRDELGEARPDAELIRSVRVVQGDAPMVILDEAKRLGVDLIVAGSHSHGDGLNTPLGRTAARLVQLAEVPVYLVPMLQHR
- the cysB gene encoding HTH-type transcriptional regulator CysB; this encodes MKLQQLRYIWEVAHHDLNVSATAQSLYTSQPGISKQIRLLEDELGVEVFARSGKHLTRVTPAGERIITTAGEILRKVESIKQIAQEFSNEKKGTLSIATTHTQARYALPGVISGFIKQYPDVSLHMHQGTPMQIAEMAADGTVDFAIATEALELFGDLIMMPCYRWNRCVIVPQGHPLTKVPKLTLELLAEQPIVTYVFGFTGRSKLDEAFNQRGLVPKVVFTAADADVIKTYVRLGLGVGIVAHMAVDPKLDSDLVMLDASHLFESSVTKIGFRRGTFLRGFMCDFIEKFAPHLTRDLLSKAVQCHNKTELDELFEGIELPIY
- a CDS encoding MFS transporter — its product is MADGSDRTRPRIPGTVWALGFVSLFMDVSSELLHSLLPLFLVGSLGLSMVAVGLIEGIAEATALIVKVFSGAISDYLGRRKGLVLFGYGLAALSKPLFPLATTGETIFAARLLDRIGKGIRGAPRDALIADVSPAEIRGACFGLRQSMDTVGAFAGPLLAIALMLWLGNDLPLVFWFACIPAAIAVLAIVFFVKEPEQAEGSHRFRSPIHREALRSFPARYWWVVGIGAVFTLARFSEAFLVLRAQAIGLPMAWTPLVMVVMALLFMLSAYPVGWWSDRTDRTGLLAIGMLLLVAADLLLAWADSTALMLVGVALWGLHMGFTQGLLATLIADTTPADLKGTAFGVFNLASGLAMLLASVLAGWLWQRFGASWTFLVGAGLAFAALLLLHWRIR